The Humulus lupulus chromosome 4, drHumLupu1.1, whole genome shotgun sequence genome has a window encoding:
- the LOC133830953 gene encoding DNA topoisomerase 6 subunit A — protein sequence MAEKKKRRRPDPNSEDETHQPFKNQIKPDAVILQILQKLTDSVRAATEASSSSSKALTLADLALSESCREVADLSLSSVQSTIESLTLKIAHSILSGNGFAFDVPSRSAANQLYVPELDRIVLRDKTSLRPYASISTVRKATITARILQLIHQLCLKSIHVTKRDLFYTDVKLFTDQTQSDSVLDDVSCMLGCTRSSLNVIAAEKGVVVGRLIFSDNGDMIDCTKMGMGGKAIPPNIDRVGDMQSDALFILLVEKDAAYIRLAEDRFYNRFPCIIVTAKGQPDVATRLFLRKMKMELKLPVLALVDSDPYGLKILSVYGCGSKNMSYDSANLTTPDIKWLGIRPSDLDKYKIPEQCRLPMTEQDIKTGKDLLEEDFVKKNPGWVEELTLMVKTKQKAEIQALSTFGFQYLSEVYLPLKLQQQDWL from the coding sequence ATGGCGGAGAAGAAGAAGCGCCGACGACCTGACCCGAATTCCGAGGACGAAACCCACCAACCCTTCAAGAACCAAATCAAACCCGACGCGGTCATCCTCCAAATCCTTCAGAAACTCACTGATTCAGTCCGCGCCGCCACAGAAGCCTCATCGTCCTCATCCAAAGCCCTAACCCTCGCCGACCTAGCTCTCTCCGAATCCTGCCGCGAAGTCGCCGACCTCTCTCTCTCCTCCGTCCAGTCCACCATCGAATCCCTAACCCTAAAGATCGCCCATTCCATTCTCTCCGGCAACGGCTTCGCCTTCGACGTCCCCTCCCGCTCCGCCGCGAACCAGCTCTACGTACCGGAGCTCGACCGAATCGTCTTGAGAGATAAAACCTCTCTTCGTCCCTACGCCAGCATATCTACCGTACGGAAAGCCACCATTACTGCTCGGATTCTTCAGCTCATTCACCAGCTCTGCCTCAAGAGCATCCATGTCACTAAGAGAGATTTGTTCTACACCGATGTGAAGCTCTTTACGGACCAGACTCAGTCCGACTCGGTTCTCGACGATGTGAGTTGTATGTTGGGCTGTACTCGGTCTAGTCTCAATGTAATCGCTGCGGAGAAAGGTGTGGTCGTGGGTCGGCTAATTTTCAGTGACAATGGCGATATGATCGACTGTACTAAAATGGGTATGGGCGGGAAAGCGATTCCGCCGAATATCGATAGAGTTGGGGATATGCAGAGTGATGCATTGTTCATTCTCTTGGTTGAGAAGGATGCTGCTTACATTAGATTGGCTGAGGATAGGTTTTATAATCGGTTTCCTTGTATCATTGTGACTGCCAAAGGGCAACCAGATGTGGCGACGAGGCTGTTCTTGAGGAAGATGAAGATGGAGTTGAAGCTACCTGTGCTTGCTCTTGTGGATAGTGATCCATATGGCTTAAAGATTTTGTCTGTTTATGGATGTGGCTCCAAGAACATGTCTTACGACAGTGCGAATTTGACTACGCCAGATATTAAGTGGTTGGGGATTAGGCCTAGCGATTTGGATAAGTATAAGATACCGGAGCAATGTAGGCTGCCGATGACCGAGCAGGATATCAAGACTGGGAAGGATTTGTTGGAGGAGGATTTTGTGAAGAAGAATCCCGGCTGGGTTGAGGAGCTTACTTTGATGGTGAAGACCAAGCAGAAGGCTGAAATTCAGGCTCTTAGCACGTTTGGTTTCCAGTATTTGTCTGAGGTTTATCTGCCATTGAAGTTGCAGCAGCAAGATTGGCTATGA
- the LOC133830952 gene encoding pentatricopeptide repeat-containing protein At5g02830, chloroplastic → MRVVVIFVPSSSSIVTPPNPSRHNHHYHHHLKASKSQIPNLSPSNLPPPPWSSSSSRSPPLSSAVRWDPIKTHPRNLADFANNLARDGKLADFAMVIETVADSDLDATQFKSALRADFVEKGLSEFLRDGKLQSFVNVLKKLDEFGFHPLEIFNGSAIELLRKECRRILKCREVDELVELVEVLAGFGFSIKELMKPTDVIKVCVQKRKPKMAIRYACTLPHAHMVFCDTIYECGKKGDLECALTAFEFAKKNSNAINMYLYRTIIDVCGRCHAYEKSRQIYEDLLSQKVTPNVYVVNSIMNVNAHDLSYTFNVYRNLQNLGVEPDMASYNILLKACCLAGRVDWAQDIYKEVQHLESTGLLKLDVFTYSTIVKVLADAKLWQMALKVKDDMLSAGVTPNTVTWSSLISACANAGLVEKAIQLFEEMLLDGCEPNSQCCNILLHACVEASQYDRAFRLFESWKRNRVQEMPEDSKENRASNAISGVGTARSQSSHLYGLNFAKKLSFMPTIATYNILMKACGSDYYHAKALMDEMNTMGLSPNQITWSILIDICGSSGNVEGTLKILRTMRETGIEPDVVAYTTVIKVCVENKYMKQAFSLFAEMKRYQLQPNLVTYNTLLRARSRYGSSLEVKQCLVVYQDMRRAGYRPNDFYLKQLIEEWCEGVIQCNNQNQEEFSSSMTDTESPQSLLLEKVAEHLQKNIAESLTIDLQRLTKVEARIVVLAVLQVVKEKYSRGHLISDDMLITLGIGKVDAIPDEQELGVKDAITKLLQEELGLEVLPKGLKIASGTQMYLKSPNHSTSNLEYLRSNELPTERRPVVMQRLMVTRKSLQQWLHKRSSLRR, encoded by the exons ATGAGAGTGGTCGTCATCTTTGTCCCATCTTCTTCCTCCATTGTCACTCCTCCAAATCCTTCCCGCCATAACCACCATTACCACCACCATCtcaaagcttccaaatcccaaaTCCCAAACCTTTCGCCCTCTAACTTACCTCCGCCACCTtggtcttcttcctcttctcgCTCTCCTCCCCTCTCCTCCGCCGTCCGATGGGACCCCATTAAAACCCACCCCCGAAACTTGGCCGACTTCGCCAACAACCTCGCTCGAGATGGGAAGCTCGCAGACTTCGCAATGGTGATCGAGACTGTTGCGGATTCAGACCTTGATGCGACGCAGTTTAAGTCTGCGTTGAGAGCAGATTTTGTGGAGAAGGGTCTTTCGGAGTTTCTTCGAGATGGGAAACTTCAGAGCTTTGTCAATGTTTTGAAGAAGTTGGATGAGTTTGGGTTTCATCCTTTGGAGATCTTTAATGGGTCGGCTATTGAATTGCTCAGGAAGGAGTGTCGCCGGATTTTGAAATGCCGTGAAGTGGATGAACTAGTTGAACTCGTTGAGGTTCTTGCAG GTTTTGGTTTCTCAATCAAAGAATTAATGAAACCTACCGATGTTATCAAGGTATGCGTTCAGAAAAGAAAGCCCAAAATGGCTATAAG GTATGCCTGTACTCTACCACATGCGCATATGGTATTTTGTGACACAATATATGAATGTGGAAAGAAAGGGGACTTGGAGTGTGCATTGACAGCGTTCGAATTTGCCAAGAAAAACTcgaatgctatcaatatgtatctcTACCGCACAATAATTGACGTTTGTGGTCGCTGTCATGCCTACGAGAAATCTAGGCAGATTTATGAG GATTTGCTCAGTCAGAAAGTCACCCCAAATGTTTATGTAGTGAACAGCATTATGAATGTGAATGCTCATGATTTGAGCTACACATTTAATGTGTACAGGAATCTGCAA AACCTTGGTGTTGAACCCGATATGGCATCATATAACATCCTTTTGAAGGCATGCTGTCTTGCTGGAAGAGTTGATTGGGCTCAAGACATTTATAAGGAAGTTCAACATTTAGAATCAACTGGATTGTTGAAGTTGGATGTTTTCACATACAGCACTATTGTAAag GTTCTTGCAGATGCAAAACTATGGCAAATGGCTTTAAAAGTAAAAGACGACATGCTATCAGCTGGTGTAACTCCTAATACCGTTACATGGTCATCGTTGATCAGCGCCTGTGCAAACGCTGGCCTTGTGGAGAAGGCAATCCAATTATTCGAAGAGATGCTTCTGGATGGCTGTGAACCCAATTCACAGTGCTGCAATATCCTTCTACATGCTTGTGTTGAGGCTTCACAGTATGACAGGGCATTTCGCCTTTTTGAATCCTGGAAGAGAAATAGAGTCCAGGAGATGCCTGAAGATAGCAAAGAAAATAGAGCTAGCAATGCAATTTCAGGAGTTGGTACTGCCAGGTCTCAATCATCTCATTTATATGGTTTAAACTTTGCCAAAAAGCTTTCGTTTATGCCCACAATCGCAACATACAATATTTTGATGAAGGCCTGCGGATCCGATTACTACCATGCTAAAGCATTGATGGATGAGATGAACACAATGGGTCTCTCTCCTAATCAAATAACTTGGTCTATATTGATTGATATATGTGGAAGCTCAGGCAATGTAGAAGGTACTCTAAAG ATTTTGAGAACCATGCGTGAAACTGGAATCGAACCCGATGTGGTTGCGTATACAACAGTTATAAAG GTTTGCGTGGAAAACAAATATATGAAACAAGCATTCTCATTGTTTGCTGAAATGAAAAGATATCAGCTACAGCCAAATCTG GTGACCTATAATACGCTTTTAAGGGCTCGTAGCAGATACGGTTCTTCACTTGAAGTTAAGCAGTGCCTGGTGGTATATCAAGATATGAGAAGAGCAGG GTATAGGCCCAATGATTTTTATCTCAAACAACTAATCGAGGAGTGGTGCGAAGGGGTTATACAATGCAACAATCAGAACCAGGAAGAGTTTAGTTCCTCCATGACCGACACAGAGAGCCCTCAAAGTTTACTGCTTGAAAAAGTTGCTGAACACTTGCAAAAGAATATTGCTGAAAGTTTAACAATTGATCTTCAAAGGCTTACAAAG GTTGAAGCTCGGATAGTTGTTCTTGCAGTTCTTCAAGTGGTCAAAGAGAAATACTCGAGGG GACATTTAATAAGTGACGACATGCTTATCACCTTAGGAATCGGTAAGGTTGATGCAATTCCAGATGAACAAGAACTAGGGGTGAAAGATGCAATAACTAAACTTCTACAAGAAGAATTGGGGCTTGAAGTTCTTCCAAAAGGACTCAAAATTGCATCTGGCACACAAATGTATTTGAAGAGTCCCAACCACTCAACCTCAAATTTGGAGTACTTGAGAAGTAATGAATTACCTACTGAGAGAAGACCTGTGGTGATGCAGAGGTTAATGGTCACAAGAAAATCACTGCAACAATGGCTACATAAAAGAAGCTCCCTAAGGAGATGA